From the Glycine max cultivar Williams 82 chromosome 11, Glycine_max_v4.0, whole genome shotgun sequence genome, the window AGATATTGGACCAAAGGAGGTACACTTAGGAATGTCCCTGTGGGAGGAGGGTGCAGGAAGAACAAaaggtcatcatcatcatcttcaacatcaaAGAgagttcaagatcaagcattCACACCAAATGTTAACCCTCTCACTGGCCTTCCTTCATTAATGTCTTATGACTCCAATGACCTCACTCTTGCATTGGCAAGGCTTCAAAAGCAGTCATGTGGGCAATTAGGGTATGATGATCATGATCTTTCAATGTTGGGGAACCACCACACAAACACCCCATGTGGTGATAATATCCTTGGCATGCATCACCACTCATCATCCTCATCCACAAACCCAGGGTTCTTGGATGCCCTCAGAAGTGGGTTCCTTGGAAcacaaagtaataataatatgcaTCAGAATATGTACTATGGATATGGGAATGGGGACATGGGGGAGGTGGACAATGGTGGTGGGGTTGGGGTTAGTAGTAGTGgagagatgatgatgatgatgatgcctTATAATAATGATCAAGAAATGAGTATTGCATCCACACAGGCAGTGACAGTCACCACCATGAAGCAAGAGATTTGCAACGGAAGGGAACAAAAGGTGTTGTGGGGTTTTCCATGGCAACTCAATGGAGACACAAACATGGGTGAACTTGACTCAGGAAGAGCTAGTAATTGGAATGGCATCAATTCATCATGGCATGGACTTCTCAACAGTCCCCTAATGTAGACAACAACCACAGGGCCTCTACTActgataattttatttccttaattTCTCATGTTTTGTTTTACTAAAAATGTTATTAGTCTAATTAGGATTTTCAATATCCTTTTGAGTGCTGGGTTAATTAATTACAGGGGTTTGGTTGATTCCCTTGAAtcatctcttttctttctttcttgtttttttttcttctctttttgccCCTTAAATTGTCAAATTTTTTGTACTACTACTGTCTTTTAATTGGTGAATAGACTAATGAAATTTCAGAAAGGTTGTTTGCTAACCAAGTCAATGAAGTTGGAGAGAAGTAGATATAGAGCATCAAAATCATCATTTCCTTATTTGGcagatgagagagagagagggaaagaGAGTGATGTTTCATGGTTTAATGCAGCCTGATCGAGCCTGAACAGTTAGAATCAATTTTGCAGAGCTTTGGATTTATAATTAATGTGATGGTTTCAAGATATTCTTCAAAGATTGCATCTTATTCTCACCAGGTAGATTCTTAGAACATGTTTTTGTACTGACTACTGACTAGTATACATTACTGAAAtgcattattaaattaaactaaagtaCTTACAATGTACCATTATATCATATGATATGATAGTGGAGCTGAACCAGGTGACTAATTAGAATTTTAGAAATAGATCGAAATTTCAGTGAAGCATGAGCGCCAACTTCGGGAAGGATATTGTCCCTCTCTGTGGCACTTGGTAGACCAAATCCAACTTAGGATTTGGGCGTGAGGAAAACGTCAGTaataagtttgaaaataatttgaatttgcCTCAGTAACCAATGACAATGAGCTACATTACTACATCatggtttgaattttttaagagGGACGTGGATTCTGGGGCATAAAAAATTCAATGGAGTCAGAGGAAGAATCTGACTTGTTTTGCTGTCACTCTTTGAGAATTCGTTCTTTGGGTATGAaaacatgaatatatatatatgcagctGTATAGCATAATTGAAGTGTTTTTCCTCCTAGCTTAATTGTATGAGATTATTGTTTTGTCCTTAATTAAGGGTTAGAGAGATTGGTGGGAAGAGATGGGTCAATGGTTGATATTTAATTAGATGATTATGATGTGACAAATTATTATAGGACTAAAGGgactatattttaaattttatcagcaacgaacaatattttaaattgaccGTCACATTCACCTCAAAGAGCAACAAGTACTGGGCCTACTTTGGTTGGGGATTCAAATGAGAACGAGGTGGAGCAAGTACAGCTGGTCAAAGTCTCCAACTAGCACTATCTCTTGTTTATCTGACAAGCACATGGCACAAACATGATAGTATATTATTCCATCTATGTGCtttacttttagtttcttaatcagTTGTTCACAAGGGTTTACAATTTAAATAATGCTTTACTTTACCCATGTGTGCTTTTAAAGGAATTGGATGTGTATATAGGAGTAAGAAGTGTTAGGGAACAAAAGAAAATGCTTGGCTTTGTTCCTTTGAATTACTACAAAACATTTCAGAATTCATCTAACCCTAAATAAttactatattttaaatttcttggaAAATCAAGTTTAAGATTTTCAACATACTCAACCAAGCCAAAAATAACACAGAAAATGAAGCAGTGGTTTAAACCAAAAACGCTTTTCATGTTAAATTTACAATAAGTTAAAGCAAATAATTTACCATCCCAAAAATAAGTTCGAATATTTGGAACCTTATGGGCCCAAAGACATGTCACTTGTCTTGACAAATGAATTACGGCGACGAGACAAATGTGCCACTTGTTCAGACTTGAGAGTCACTCATCAGATCAACACATGCATAGATACATAAGTTCTTCCAATTAAGTTCAATAACATGATAAGTACCCTTTTAAAACGAGACAAACGACAGAGAGAATCCTCAAAGAGATGACTAATAAGATATTTTGTCTTCAAAATTCTACAATGTATgataaatcattaaataattaaaatttagaatgagAAGTTCCTGTAGAACCTGAGTTTCACGGGTTACACTAAAAGAGGTACTAATTTCATGATCTCAACTTATGTGTACAAGCATTATCGGCATATATATCTCACAAGGCAATTGTGAGTGATTGGatgtaaagaaagaaatttaaaacatataataaaagATTAATCATAATGGGAATATCTAATATCTTTGAAGAACTTTGTCtacttattcattttaatttgcaGGAAGGCAAAGCGCCCACTAAACAGCAATGAAACGAATGGATGAGAGTGAGACACTAATTAGGTCATGGAGAATAAAATCTATACAACTGATTGCAAATACATCTTCATATACAAACTAAGAAATATCCACAAAACTTCAAATGAAGTAAAGAAACAACTCAAGGGGTTGATCAAGTGAAATACGACAAGATCTCATATTTGACATGTCACGAGTTTGAATCCCCACTTCTCTCTTTGGTGTGAGGTCAATGTAAATACCTTTGTGCGCTTTGAGTCCAGACATTTCTTCTACCTTAAATTGGAGTACCATCCCGTCCTAAATtttctcaataaaaaataaagtaaaggaACATCATAAGATTTTGTTTGTCACACCCGAAGTCAACAATCCTATAATTTTCACTATTAGATTAACCCTTTGGTTCTGTAACCTGTCAAGGTTGTTAgtgaagttttatattttttctgcaCAGTAGAAATAATCTGGTAAAGAAAATGCCTTCACGTGCAGCACTATAAACGCAATTGCTAGATTTTACATTCTTTAATGCCAAGTTCCAGCCGCAGCTGATTGAAGAAAGAGCAATCTCGTGGAAAAACTAGTATAGAAGCCAATACTCTCTCCATAAGAAtcaataaaccaaaaaataagcATGATTTTTAACAAGTTCACACATAAGTTTGAAATGTGTAAGGTTCCAGTTCCATGAAGAGAAAAGAACCATGTTCTACTTCTCCCAAATTCTACTACAATTGAAAACCATAAAAACCAATAATTCAAGACCGaggcttctccttcttctctttgAAGAGGGCGAGAAGAGACACCCCAGATACCTTCACAACCTTAAATCGAACTCCGGGATATCTCCAACTGCATGCCCTTTTCGGCCAAAACCAGCAATAAGCACTTCATCCTGCACGAGTCATAACaatcatcaatttttaattggaaaggaaaaagagaaacaaaattcACCCCAACACCTCCCCTTCCcttttttttagcaaaacttatgTTTTCTTCAGTATAGTTCAAGCAACCATCATTTGGCACAAAAGCTGCAATcttctttccattttttattaattgtactCGAGCACATTTTCTAATGGCAGAGTTTGGCTGTTTAGCCTCAATCCCGCTGGAAAAGATGTCAATTTAGACAAATCTTACGTTAAAGCATATGGAAAATTTCCAAGTTCAAATGGTAAACATGCCATCCAAAGAAAAGTATATATTAAGCTAACATTTTTTCAAGAACAATGCCTTTTGCATGAGATGATCCAGCGAACGGCTTTTTCCATTCATTTCCAAGATGTGATTTCTTGTATGATTTGTCAGCCCACCTCTGCCTTCTTCGGTGGGACTTCAGCTTGCGAGCAGCTCCCATGCCATGTGTTTTCCTGACATAGGATACATAGCTATTAACTATTATTAGTTCACCCTACCATAATGGACCCTGTAGTTGAATACAGAAGACTGGATAGTAAACAGTGACTCAATTGGCAAAAGCAATCCACAAGAAAGGATGTACTGCATTGTTGTGTATTGAGAAAAACTCATAGCTCATCCCACGTcgctaaaaataaaatcaagttaaGATATATAAGTGAGGGACAACCCTTATCTCTTGAGCTAAGATAATATCAGAGTATATCCAAGATTAATCCAAAGGATTATTCACCATTGTTACGTTATCCAccggataaaaataaaataaaattaaagtatataaatGAGAGACAATTCTTAACCCTTAAACTTGAACTAGCTTTTGAAATTAAAGTTAGGTCTAAACTCACATTctaataatataagattatgtgttaatattttctctcaattgtGAAATACTGAATAAAATAAGCTTTATTTGACATGAAACTCGTGCCATCAGTTATCACATTAGACGTATAAAGATGAAGAGCACCTCCTGCAGTTTCTATACAATGGTCatcattttagaataaaatgaaatttttaaaggACATGATCCAGACATGAACATGGCTCCTGAAACATAAGAGTCCAATTGTTGCCGGTTCCATAACCCAAAGTTTGCAACTTACAATTGAACACTGAGCTAAATTATGCACAAAATTTGTTTTAGGCCCGCAAATTTATAACAAATAGTATATTTTGATTGCAGGGAGATCTTATCCTTTTGGCAATAGCATATTATGCATGCCCATGtgaaacataattttctttagAAGTTCCACAAGAAGATTGCCAAGtacaaaaaatacaaagaacTAACACCAGCTTCCAATGGGGCCAACATATAGACAATAAGAAAAATACACAGAATGaacacaaatcaaataaaatcaatgcataattatattttaaaaaaacactaatttttaaatttcctcTAATTCTGGCGGGGAGCTGAATACTATTCCAAAGTCTAAACACCCTTTTAATAATGATTCCTCTATGAAAATTGGAAAGAGCCAAGACATATAGCTTGGACTTTTAAGGGTGTTGAGGAATGGAACGAAGGAAATTGTACTACAAAATGTAATGATTATATGTTATGCTGAAAcataaatagcaattcaaagtgaaaaaaacaaaatagcgCAGCGAAATGAGACGGACGGAGTGGGTAAGTAAGAACCATCTACTTCACTACTCACAGTCACCTCGCCACACTCACTAAATTTAATAACGGCCCAAATGCATATGGGCTACGTGTGAAGCCTTCTTAAGacaaaaaagtcattttttctttctatctttcTAGACAATGGAGTATTCCGATTGGTTACACTAGCCTCGCAACAATGATATCTCCATACCCATAAGTCCTAGGGTGTGTTTGATTGCTATTTTCAAAATGCATATGGATTCGTATCCCTGACTtgcttaaaatgatttttctattttacatttattttctcttttcaggCACCCAAGTCCTAGGGTGTGTTTGATtgctattttcaaattttgatttccGTTTTCAGAATGCAACTAAATAAGGTTGCTTAGATAGTTGGTGGAGGGGGAGAAAAACATTCaagatgaaaatagaaaatgaatatgaaaaataatccctacatgcttttttttttagtttttaaaattcttttttttatgtgtacTTGTGTaggaatcaaatttaaatataaaaaagtttacaataattcattacttaatcaattgaattaaattcctttataaaaaaatacttgttgaaaacattttcaaaacttaataggtttttcataagaaattaattacttagtccaaagttattataaaaaaacagattttttaaaaaaatgagacaaaAACTCCAgcccctatttttttttatacctaaGACACCTAgtttttcttttgctatccaattaaaaaaaatatcgtaTTTCATTTACCTAACCGAATAATGATATACAGTAATACAGTATTATACTGATGTGTTAAATTTGAAAGATATTATTAACATGCATTGGTCAGTGAAATGGACTGAAATTCTTTAAGCTTTtgtatggaaaaaaaaacattgataaaACGGTCTCattagaaaagtaaaaaaaagggtctttttaaatatcttaaattaaaattttaccttaatcaTTAAAGTGAAAAAAACTTTCATCATGTACAGTacaaataacacctaaaaagaattataaatttatttctcccTTTACCATTTGGCTGCTGCATAacgagatttttttttcttcttatatccTGCATAAAGGAGAGATTAATCTCGAGGATactgaaaaattagaaaaatgttagtaatttttttttcttttttacaaagCAGATATCCTTTATGTAAGACATATACAAAATGTCCTTAATAGGAaggcttttttttaataagtaaaaaaacaaaactatttactaattttaaagaaaatagaaacgTTTACCTAGTGTAATTATTGAATTCAAATACTCCACATTAATCTTTATTTTCCAACTAAATAATTCTATCTtcgtttttatatataagaaacaaatactCAATTCATCAagtccaataaaaataattaatttagttcatttcaattaataatatcataaatttaaattttattctaaaaatacttATTGAATCAAATGGTTTAgtaatgattaaatttaatggCACTACTCATCTTTTCAGGAATAATTTTTTCCATCAATATGACTTATCTCATTAGTAgtctttataataaaaaagattaaaaaaaattgacaatgaATACATTTAAAAGTGATCATATGTTTCTTCTATTTAGGGGAAAAAAAGAAGTATTCACACTTGTTTCTTATACATAGGAACCTATGTAGTAAAATCAAAACATAGTCCCAAGGGGAGGGGAATTATGTGAAGAGCTTAATTCATTCAATAACTAAACACCAATGTTTCAAGTACAATTCACACATAGTTTCAGATGGAGGCAGGATTTACAGCACAGTGCAGAGGGTAATCTAGGGGTCGGACAAAATTGCAAGAAAGACGTAGTAATAAACATGACatgaatatataaaacataGTAAAAAAAAGTCTAAACGATTAGCGAAAGCTAAAGGAGACATGACCAATCTCCAGTCATTGTTACTGTTGTTCTGAACGTTCATGGGGGTGGCGGTTTTGCTCCACGGCAACTTCGTAACTGATTATGGTTCCAAACCTTTGCTCACTCGTATTCGATGGTGTTAGTATATGAAAGGAGGAGCGAATTCGATGATCCATCAGAGCAGCAGCACACACTTTATATAGAGCTTTGGCCATCAACAAACTCAAGTGTGCAACGGGATATGGGCGATAATTGTGGGATAATGGTTACATGGTTACAAcagtttttaaatattagagTTGAACCTAAATAGAATATGGACCAcatcagaaaagaaaaattcacaTGATAACAACTCAATATCCTAACTAAATATTCAGATAACATACCACATATGCTTGTTCCTAAAGACAAGGGATACTTACAAAATTGTGAAAAAACTAACATTCTCTCACTTGGTCCATTTAACCCATCACTAATCataacaagaaacaaaatatatgaatCATGACGATAAGTCCTCTAAAAACAAGTATTATCTTCCATGTATCACAATATATCAAGTTTCTCAATGCTcttaacttaatgaataaaccacATGTTTATAAATAagtgcacaaaacaaatgatacttctcaaaataaataagtgcacaaaacaaatgagaaACATCACACTTAATAAGAATTTCATCAAAACAATAAATGTACTTACAATGGATGTCACATTATGGAATCAAGTCCCATTCGcactacatgatccttaaaattctttggtggcatgcctttagttaaGGGATCAGCGATCATCATGTTTGTGCTAATGTGTTCAATgacaacttttctttctttaacgCGTTCTCTTACGGCTAAATATTTAATGTCGATGTGtttacttcgacttccactcTTATTGTTCTTAGCCATAAATACCGCAACAGAATTGtcacaatacaactttaatGGCCTGGAAATAGAATCCACAACTCTAAGGCCAGGCATGAAACTCTTCAATCATACACCTTGTgaggtagcctcaaaacaagaaacGAACTCAGCCTCCATAGTGGAAGTAGTAATTAAGGTTTGTTTGACACTTCTCCAAGATATAGCTCCATcggctaacataaaaatataatcagatgttgatcttcgtgaatcaacgcaaccagcaaagtctgagtcaGAGTAGCCAATCACTTCCAGATCATCAGTTCGTGTATACATGAGCATGAAGTCTTTTGTTCCTTGAAGATATCACATCACTTTCTTTGTCATTTTCCAATGGTCAATACCTaaattactttgatatctttCCAAAACTTCAACAGCGAACGCAATATCAAGTCTAGTGCAAACCTAAGCATACATAAGGCTTCCAATTGTTGAAGCATAtagaatatttttcatgtgttcccgcttaaaatcatttttagggGATTggcccaaatcaagtttatCACCTTTCACAATGGGAAGGTCACAAGAAATATTCATAGATTGTGAAATtgcaaacaaacacacatgctcattaagcaaatttgagactaaaatgtcatgttttgccaatgcaaattatgtctcaatatatgaatctagtgacacaaaacttgcttgtgggctaaagtcctactcaattatattcatcatgcaactttatgataaaactattaaatcatgttcttttccttaattcccgtggataaattaagaaatataatctaatattttattctaattaatcatacaaatacaacaaaattcCTGTGGATAGATTTCATCACATTACATatgattaatcacaattaatatttctaatgtgattataaattttagcaTATAGTTTTACTCAATTAAAGATGATGTGACTActctctaatttaataaaattatattaatcacttaaaaataatcttttcataacatacttaataatACAAATGTGCTCAATATTAAATCATAAAAGTTACATGTATAACAATCATACCAATTCAAAATAGTATTGTATGTATATTCATTCAACATGTAATAAACTTTAAAGGATCAAATCCAATGCATACCAGCatttaacataatattgcaTGTTCAACATAACTTAGAGACacacaatttttaaataacttgTACATAAATGATTTATCATTGGTTATGAATATATATGAACTACacataataaatgaataaaacatAATAGCTTAGTGGTTACATGCTTCAGGGTAAAGGTTCGAGATTGGCTCAAGGCATTTCCATTTATGCGTTTCGTGAGATTCGAGCTCGTAACAATGAGGTAATATAAAACACATCAATCACTGGATCAAGTCACTTGCATGTGCATATTTATAATATCTATTAACAATTCCGTATCAGTAAACAAAACACGTGCATGTGCATCTTCAACCTCCAGTCGGGTCATAAAGATCCGATTAATACCCGCAAAGCCGATTATGAAAACCCACACCATTATATGCATTTTAGACACCcaaaaacatgttttaaatcacagaaaaattagaaaactcatAGCATTCCTAACTTTGATGTTATTTCAAATTAACAAGGCTAAAAACATAACACCCATAtacttagaaaataaatttcatttgattGCTGCATAacgagattttttttcttcttatatccTGCATAAAGGAGAGATTAATCTCGAGGAtattgaaaaattagaaaaatgttaataattttttttcttttttacaaagCAGAAAACCTTTATGTAAGACATATACAAAATGTCCTTATTAGGAaggcttttttttaataagtaaaaaaacaaaactatttactaattttaaagaaaatagaaaagtttACCTAGTGTAAttattgaattcaaatattccACATTAATCTTTATTTTCCAACTAAATAATTCTATCTCTGTTTTTATACATAAGAAACAAATACTCAATTCATCAagtccaataaaaataattaattaggttaatttcaattaataatatcataaatttaaattttattctaaaaatacttATTGAATCAAATGGTTTAAgtaatgattaaatttaatgaCACTACTCATCTTTTaaggaataattttttcaatcaatacGACTTATCTCATTAGTAgtctttataataaaaaaagattttaaaaaattgataatgaaTACATTTAAAAGTGATcatatgtttcttttatttaggagaaaaaaagaagtattCTCACTTGTTTCTTATACATAGGAACCTATGTAGTAAAATCAAAACATAGTCCCAAGGGGAGGGGAATTATGTGAAGAGCTTAATTCATTCAATAACTAAACACCAATGTTTCAAGTACAGTTCACACACAGTTTCAGATGGAGGCAGGATTTACAGTGCAGTGCAGAGGGTAATGTAGGGGTCAGACAAAATTGCAAGAAAGACATAGTAATAAACATGACATGAACACACTATTTATTGGACTACAATTTCAGAACACATCATTAAATCAGACATCATCACAGCTATTTTTGAGGCTTCTTCCACAAGACCCCGATCTTCTTCAGCATGTTGCCATTTTTCTTCCTCTGGAAGTCATCATCCATGTCTTCAGCATAGGGTGAGCCCTTGTAGTTGTTGTTATCCAAAGACA encodes:
- the LOC778106 gene encoding dof zinc finger protein DOF2.1; this encodes MDPSSGQHQQMSSQSLENMLACSKAHQERKPTPQPEQALKCPRCDSTNTKFCYYNNYSLSQPRYFCKSCRRYWTKGGTLRNVPVGGGCRKNKRSSSSSSTSKRVQDQAFTPNVNPLTGLPSLMSYDSNDLTLALARLQKQSCGQLGYDDHDLSMLGNHHTNTPCGDNILGMHHHSSSSSTNPGFLDALRSGFLGTQSNNNMHQNMYYGYGNGDMGEVDNGGGVGVSSSGEMMMMMMPYNNDQEMSIASTQAVTVTTMKQEICNGREQKVLWGFPWQLNGDTNMGELDSGRASNWNGINSSWHGLLNSPLM